In a single window of the Nicotiana tomentosiformis chromosome 10, ASM39032v3, whole genome shotgun sequence genome:
- the LOC138899861 gene encoding uncharacterized protein, translated as MELEEVPKKRRDKTIPEGKLIPKATYESKKDDASSEPVQLNSPLVDVLHEIPKYAKYIKDIVVHKRRLTEFETVTLTEECTSRVQNKLPQKLKDPSSFTIHVRIGNVDVDRDLCDLGASINLMPLSWFKKLGLGAPRPITVILQLPDRSIAYHEEVIEDVLLKIWKFIFPTDFIILDYEADEQVPIILGRPLLDMGVAIIKVREGKKIMKVDIEEAVLMSTRQFNPPAIMRSSQ; from the exons ATGGAATTagaagaagtgccaaagaagagaagaGATAAGACTATACCTGAGGGGAAGTTGATTCCTAAAGCAACATACGAGTCAAAgaaagatgatgcaagttcagagcca GTTCAATTAAATAGTccattggtggatgtacttcatgaaattccaaaatatgctaagtacatTAAAGATATAGTGGTTCACAAGAGGAGATTGACCGAATTCGAGACAGTcacacttactgaggagtgcacttcaagggtccaaaacaagcttcctcaaaagcttaaggatcctagCAGCTTCACCATTCATGTacgaattggcaatgttgatgtAGATCGtgatctttgtgatttgggggcgagcataaatctgatgcccttGTCCTGGTTCAAGAAATTAGGtttgggagctccaagaccaatTACTGTGATCTTGCAATTACCTGATAGATCCATCGCTTACCATGAagaagtgattgaagatgtgttgcTGAAAATTTGGAAATTCATCTTCCCAACGGACTTCATTATCCTAGATtatgaggctgatgaacaagttccaatcatattgggacgacctctcttagATATGGGTGTTGCAATTATTAAAGTGAGAGAGGGAAAAAAGATTATGAAAGTGGACATCGAGGAAGCAGTTTTAATGTCTACAAGGCAATTCAACCCCCCCGCCATTATGAGGAGCTCTcaatga